In Oryza sativa Japonica Group chromosome 2, ASM3414082v1, the following are encoded in one genomic region:
- the LOC4328974 gene encoding protein LIKE COV 1, which produces MAMGDAKPSAVHIPMPARDRDRDRDRELLLVPPAAVATSASASASAAGRDSDSDDESKPSSASAAAAAAQTGREAFHKVVHSWASKKFMTGCVILFPIAVTFYITWWFFRFVDGFFSPIYAHLGINIFGLGFVTSISFIFVVGVFMSSWLGASILGLGEWFIKRMPFVRHIYNASKQISAAISPDQNKHAFKEVVIIRHPRIGEYAFGFITSEVLLQDYSSEEQMYCVYVPTNHLYIGDIFLVNSSDVIRPNLSVREGIEIVVSGGMSMPQVLSIVETEQNQWSRMRSSRS; this is translated from the exons ATGGCGATGGGCGACGCGAAGCCCTCGGCGGTGCACATCCCGATGCCCGCGCGCGACCGCGACCGCGACCGGGACCGCGAGCTGCTGCTcgtcccgcccgccgccgtcgccacctccgcctccgcctccgcctcggccgcgggccgcgactccgactccgacgaCGAGTCCAAgccttcctccgcctccgccgccgccgccgccgcgcagacCGGCCGTGAG GCGTTTCACAAGGTTGTGCATAGCTGGGCGTCCAAGAAGTTCATGACCGGATG TGTAATCCTCTTTCCAATTGCAGTTACATTCTATATCACATGGTGGTTCTTTCGCTTTGTGGATGGGTTTTTCTCCCCAATATATGCTCATCTTGGAATCAATATATTTG GACTTGGTTTTGTAACTTCAATATCATTCATTTTTGTGGTTGGTGTGTTCATGTCATCTTGGCTGGGGGCATCTATTCTCGGTCTGGGAGAGTGGTTTATAAAGAGAATGCCATTTGTTCGCCATATTTACAATGCATCCAAGCAGATCAGTGCTGCCATTTCACCTG ATCAGAACAAACATGCATTCAAGGAAGTGGTCATTATAAGGCATCCCAGAATTGGCGAATATGCATTTGGATTCATCACTTCGGAAGTTCTACTTCAG GATTATTCCAGTGAGGAACAAATGTACTGTGTATATGTACCAACCAACCATCTCTACATTGGGGACATATTTCTGGTCAACTCAAGTGATGTGATTAGACCAAACTTATCTGTTCGTGAAGGCATCG AGATTGTCGTTTCAGGAGGCATGTCAATGCCTCAAGTTCTATCCATAGTGGAAACGGAGCAGAACCAATGGAGCAGGATGAGATCTAGTCGAAGCTAA